From Zingiber officinale cultivar Zhangliang chromosome 5B, Zo_v1.1, whole genome shotgun sequence, the proteins below share one genomic window:
- the LOC121986053 gene encoding large ribosomal RNA subunit accumulation protein YCED homolog 2, chloroplastic-like isoform X2 — MAKLPSSISKLLNPPLSTDHRLKIGRSVRCQTSRITSQVSKNRESKVGRASRPLIAISTSGGKWQQQWSCEYMFTLRQLHLADLAEEGYEDSMAFVKLSIQEHSSFGLSIVGRILTSFNRKCSCCFSSYCREIDTTFDVWVLPSSKNSEFELPEIDGTDPSVIYVKPGSEAVLDSIVQDTLRLTTSAKDTCSQSCEKPAILWQSSDEKNEYDRRWYRLLEMRDSM, encoded by the exons ATGGCGAAGCTTCCCAGCTCAATCTCGAAGCTTCTAAATCCGCCCCTCTCTACTGACCACCGACTTAAAATTGGAAGAAGCGTACGCTGCCAGACTTCCAGAATCACATCGCAG gtgtcGAAGAATAGGGAGTCAAAGGTGGGTCGAGCATCCCGGCCTCTGATCGCAATCTCAACATCTGGTGGGAAGTGGCAGCAGCAATGGAGCTGCGAATACATGTTTACGCTTCGACAGCTTCACTTGGCTGACCTTGCAGAAGAGGGGTATGAGGATTCCATGGCCTTCGTAAAACTCTCCATTCAAGAG CATTCTAGCTTTGGCCTTTCTATTGTTGGAAGAATTCTCACATCCTTCAACCGAAAATGTAGCTGTTGTTTCTCATCTTATTGCAGAGAG ATTGATACCACATTTGACGTCTGGGTCTTACCTTCAAGCAAGAACAGTGAGTTTGAGCTACCTGAAATTGATGGAACTGACCCTTCT GTCATATATGTTAAACCTGGATCAGAAGCTGTTCTTGATTCAATAGTTCAGGACACACTGCGATTGACGACCTCAGCAAAG GACACCTGCTCACAATCATGTGAAAAGCCCGCGATCTTATGGCAGT CTAGCGACGAGAAGAATGAATATGACAGAAGATGGTATCGACTTCTGGAAATGAGGGATTCCATGTAG
- the LOC121986053 gene encoding large ribosomal RNA subunit accumulation protein YCED homolog 2, chloroplastic-like isoform X1, with translation MAKLPSSISKLLNPPLSTDHRLKIGRSVRCQTSRITSQIQVSKNRESKVGRASRPLIAISTSGGKWQQQWSCEYMFTLRQLHLADLAEEGYEDSMAFVKLSIQEHSSFGLSIVGRILTSFNRKCSCCFSSYCREIDTTFDVWVLPSSKNSEFELPEIDGTDPSVIYVKPGSEAVLDSIVQDTLRLTTSAKDTCSQSCEKPAILWQSSDEKNEYDRRWYRLLEMRDSM, from the exons ATGGCGAAGCTTCCCAGCTCAATCTCGAAGCTTCTAAATCCGCCCCTCTCTACTGACCACCGACTTAAAATTGGAAGAAGCGTACGCTGCCAGACTTCCAGAATCACATCGCAG attcaggtgtcGAAGAATAGGGAGTCAAAGGTGGGTCGAGCATCCCGGCCTCTGATCGCAATCTCAACATCTGGTGGGAAGTGGCAGCAGCAATGGAGCTGCGAATACATGTTTACGCTTCGACAGCTTCACTTGGCTGACCTTGCAGAAGAGGGGTATGAGGATTCCATGGCCTTCGTAAAACTCTCCATTCAAGAG CATTCTAGCTTTGGCCTTTCTATTGTTGGAAGAATTCTCACATCCTTCAACCGAAAATGTAGCTGTTGTTTCTCATCTTATTGCAGAGAG ATTGATACCACATTTGACGTCTGGGTCTTACCTTCAAGCAAGAACAGTGAGTTTGAGCTACCTGAAATTGATGGAACTGACCCTTCT GTCATATATGTTAAACCTGGATCAGAAGCTGTTCTTGATTCAATAGTTCAGGACACACTGCGATTGACGACCTCAGCAAAG GACACCTGCTCACAATCATGTGAAAAGCCCGCGATCTTATGGCAGT CTAGCGACGAGAAGAATGAATATGACAGAAGATGGTATCGACTTCTGGAAATGAGGGATTCCATGTAG
- the LOC121986054 gene encoding alpha-1,3-arabinosyltransferase XAT3-like isoform X1, translated as MAKPFRNLNRAKPQSYGVGLLVVLILVSLTYVTMSGTNKMRISMANSQLVQVVDVNYTSIKSYPSTGKEAAEKEKVVVLEKNSSAVPEEVFLPTGRTGDRGVPAVEKKPICDLSNRKSDVCEAAGDVRIVGKNTRMVYVAPPPDGNREGESWTIKPYARKWDVGSGGSVREVTLRLVNDYGDEARCAVNYSIPALVFAIGGWSGINFFHDFGDVLVPLFQSAAPFSGEVQLLVANNKPGWVQKFRPYFDKLSRYPVIEFDEDDAVRCFPRVTLGLRCSSIEDFQMEPAKSPQGYSMVDFAEFTRSAFGLPRERPTLLPEPLVGGEQSTAKAKARLMLIARAKTRRFTNVEEIVRMAEGAGFEVVVTEASDDIAKFSRVVNSCDVLMGVHGSALTNMVFLPRGGVVIQVVPWGKLDWIAGHYFRDPAKQMEVKYLEYSINEEETTLSEQYPREHAVFKDPMSVHHQGWDTFSRIFLKEQNVRLNVTRFRPFLDRARLFISQQHTQAQDLDLDQRGGG; from the exons ATGGCGAAGCCATTTAGGAACCTCAACAGAGCAAAGCCTCAAAGTTATGGCGTAGGATTGCTTGTAGTTTTGATTCTTGTCTCACTTACCTATGTTACCATGTCCGGGACTAACAAGATGCGCATCTCCATGG CAAATTCACAGCTTGTGCAAGTGGTAGATGTCAACTACACCTCCATTAAATCCTATCCCTCGACTGGAAAAGAAGCAGCAG AGAAGGAGAAGGTAGTGGTGCTTGAGAAGAATTCGTCTGCTGTTCCTGAAGAGGTGTTCTTGCCCACTGGAAGAACAGGGGATCGAG GCGTGCCGGCGGTGGAGAAGAAGCCGATATGCGATCTGTCGAACAGGAAATCCGACGTCTGCGAGGCAGCCGGCGACGTCAGAATCGTGGGCAAGAACACCCGCATGGTCTACGTGGCCCCACCTCCCGACGGTAACAGAGAGGGTGAGTCGTGGACGATCAAGCCGTACGCCCGGAAGTGGGACGTGGGTTCCGGCGGCAGTGTTCGCGAGGTGACTCTGAGGCTGGTCAACGACTACGGCGATGAGGCCCGTTGCGCGGTCAACTATTCGATCCCCGCTCTGGTGTTCGCGATCGGCGGTTGGTCCGGTATCAACTTCTTTCACGACTTTGGCGACGTCCTGGTGCCCCTTTTCCAGTCGGCCGCCCCATTTTCCGGCGAGGTCCAGCTGCTGGTGGCCAACAACAAGCCTGGATGGGTCCAAAAGTTCCGGCCGTACTTCGACAAGCTTTCCCGCTATCCCGTGATAGAGTTCGACGAGGACGACGCAGTTCGCTGCTTCCCCCGCGTCACGCTCGGACTCCGGTGCAGCAGCATCGAGGACTTTCAGATGGAGCCAGCCAAGTCGCCGCAGGGCTACTCCATGGTCGACTTCGCCGAGTTCACGAGGAGCGCCTTCGGTCTCCCCAGAGAGCGCCCTACCCTGCTGCCGGAGCCACTGGTCGGCGGGGAACAGAGCACGGCGAAGGCGAAGGCGAGGCTGATGTTGATAGCGCGGGCAAAGACGCGGCGGTTCACGAACGTGGAGGAGATCGTGAGGATGGCGGAGGGGGCAGGATTCGAGGTGGTGGTGACGGAGGCGAGCGACGACATCGCCAAATTCTCGCGCGTGGTGAACTCGTGCGACGTGCTGATGGGCGTGCACGGGTCGGCGCTGACGAACATGGTGTTCCTGCCGAGGGGCGGCGTGGTGATCCAGGTGGTGCCGTGGGGGAAACTGGACTGGATCGCCGGCCACTACTTCCGGGACCCGGCGAAGCAGATGGAGGTGAAGTACCTGGAGTACAGCATCAACGAGGAGGAGACGACGCTGTCAGAGCAGTACCCGAGAGAGCACGCGGTGTTCAAGGATCCCATGTCGGTGCACCACCAAGGGTGGGATACCTTTTCCAGGATATTCTTGAAGGAGCAGAACGTGAGGCTCAACGTCACGAGGTTCCGGCCATTCCTGGACCGCGCGCGCCTCTTCATCAGCCAGCAACACACACAGGCTCAGGATCTGGATCTGGATCAAAGGGGCGGTGGCTAA
- the LOC121986054 gene encoding alpha-1,3-arabinosyltransferase XAT2-like isoform X2 — MSTTPPLNPIPRLEKKQQSMSILDTEKEKVVVLEKNSSAVPEEVFLPTGRTGDRGVPAVEKKPICDLSNRKSDVCEAAGDVRIVGKNTRMVYVAPPPDGNREGESWTIKPYARKWDVGSGGSVREVTLRLVNDYGDEARCAVNYSIPALVFAIGGWSGINFFHDFGDVLVPLFQSAAPFSGEVQLLVANNKPGWVQKFRPYFDKLSRYPVIEFDEDDAVRCFPRVTLGLRCSSIEDFQMEPAKSPQGYSMVDFAEFTRSAFGLPRERPTLLPEPLVGGEQSTAKAKARLMLIARAKTRRFTNVEEIVRMAEGAGFEVVVTEASDDIAKFSRVVNSCDVLMGVHGSALTNMVFLPRGGVVIQVVPWGKLDWIAGHYFRDPAKQMEVKYLEYSINEEETTLSEQYPREHAVFKDPMSVHHQGWDTFSRIFLKEQNVRLNVTRFRPFLDRARLFISQQHTQAQDLDLDQRGGG, encoded by the exons ATGTCAACTACACCTCCATTAAATCCTATCCCTCGACTGGAAAAGAAGCAGCAG TCGATGAGTATTCTTGATACAGAGAAGGAGAAGGTAGTGGTGCTTGAGAAGAATTCGTCTGCTGTTCCTGAAGAGGTGTTCTTGCCCACTGGAAGAACAGGGGATCGAG GCGTGCCGGCGGTGGAGAAGAAGCCGATATGCGATCTGTCGAACAGGAAATCCGACGTCTGCGAGGCAGCCGGCGACGTCAGAATCGTGGGCAAGAACACCCGCATGGTCTACGTGGCCCCACCTCCCGACGGTAACAGAGAGGGTGAGTCGTGGACGATCAAGCCGTACGCCCGGAAGTGGGACGTGGGTTCCGGCGGCAGTGTTCGCGAGGTGACTCTGAGGCTGGTCAACGACTACGGCGATGAGGCCCGTTGCGCGGTCAACTATTCGATCCCCGCTCTGGTGTTCGCGATCGGCGGTTGGTCCGGTATCAACTTCTTTCACGACTTTGGCGACGTCCTGGTGCCCCTTTTCCAGTCGGCCGCCCCATTTTCCGGCGAGGTCCAGCTGCTGGTGGCCAACAACAAGCCTGGATGGGTCCAAAAGTTCCGGCCGTACTTCGACAAGCTTTCCCGCTATCCCGTGATAGAGTTCGACGAGGACGACGCAGTTCGCTGCTTCCCCCGCGTCACGCTCGGACTCCGGTGCAGCAGCATCGAGGACTTTCAGATGGAGCCAGCCAAGTCGCCGCAGGGCTACTCCATGGTCGACTTCGCCGAGTTCACGAGGAGCGCCTTCGGTCTCCCCAGAGAGCGCCCTACCCTGCTGCCGGAGCCACTGGTCGGCGGGGAACAGAGCACGGCGAAGGCGAAGGCGAGGCTGATGTTGATAGCGCGGGCAAAGACGCGGCGGTTCACGAACGTGGAGGAGATCGTGAGGATGGCGGAGGGGGCAGGATTCGAGGTGGTGGTGACGGAGGCGAGCGACGACATCGCCAAATTCTCGCGCGTGGTGAACTCGTGCGACGTGCTGATGGGCGTGCACGGGTCGGCGCTGACGAACATGGTGTTCCTGCCGAGGGGCGGCGTGGTGATCCAGGTGGTGCCGTGGGGGAAACTGGACTGGATCGCCGGCCACTACTTCCGGGACCCGGCGAAGCAGATGGAGGTGAAGTACCTGGAGTACAGCATCAACGAGGAGGAGACGACGCTGTCAGAGCAGTACCCGAGAGAGCACGCGGTGTTCAAGGATCCCATGTCGGTGCACCACCAAGGGTGGGATACCTTTTCCAGGATATTCTTGAAGGAGCAGAACGTGAGGCTCAACGTCACGAGGTTCCGGCCATTCCTGGACCGCGCGCGCCTCTTCATCAGCCAGCAACACACACAGGCTCAGGATCTGGATCTGGATCAAAGGGGCGGTGGCTAA